One window of Globicephala melas chromosome 2, mGloMel1.2, whole genome shotgun sequence genomic DNA carries:
- the HDDC3 gene encoding guanosine-3',5'-bis(diphosphate) 3'-pyrophosphohydrolase MESH1 yields the protein MGSEAAQLLEAADFAARKHQWQRRKDPEGTPYINHPIGVARILTHEAGISDIVVLQAALLHDTVEDTDTTLDEVELHFGAQVRRLVEEVTDDKTLPKLERKRLQVEQAPHSSPGAKLVKLADKLYNLRDLNRCTPEGWSEHRVQEYFEWAAQVVKGLQGTNQQLEDALKQLFKERGLTL from the exons ATGGGCTCCGAGGCGGCCCAGCTGTTGGAGGCGGCTGACTTCGCGGCTCGGAAGCACCAATGGCAGCGGCGGAAGGACCCCGAAGGGACCCCCTACATCAATCACCCTATCG GTGTGGCTCGTATCCTGACCCACGAGGCAGGAATCTCTGACATTGTGGTGTTACAG GCAGCCCTGCTCCATGACACGGTGGAGGACACAGACACCACCCTGGATGAGGTGGAGCTGCACTTCGGGGCACAAGTGCGGCGTCTGGTGGAGGAGGTAACAGATGACAAGACTCTGCCCAAGCTGGAGAGAAAGCGGCTGCAGGTGGAGCAGGCACCCCACAGCAGCCCCGGGGCTAAACTGGTGAAGCTGGCAGACAAACTGTACAATCTGAGGGACCTGAATCGCTGCACCCCAGAGG GATGGTCCGAACACCGAGTCCAGGAATACTTCGAGTGGGCAGCACAGGTGGTGAAGGGGCTTCAGGGGACAAACCAACAGCTGGAAGACGCTCTAAAGCAGCTGTTTAAGGAGCGGGGGCTGACGCTCTGA
- the UNC45A gene encoding protein unc-45 homolog A isoform X1 produces the protein MTVSGPGTPEPRPADPGASSVEQLRKDGNELFKCGDYEGALTAYTQALGLGATPQDQAILHRNRAACHLKLEDYDKAETEASKAIEKDGGDVKALYRRSQALEKLGRLDQAVLDLQRCVSLEPKNKVFQEALRNIAGQIQEKVSYMSSTDAKVEQMFQILLDPQEKGTEKKQKASQNLVVLAREDAGAEKIFRSNGVQLLQRLLDTGEPDLMLAALRTLVGICSEHQSRTVATLSVLGTRRVVSILGVENQAVSLAACHLLQVMFDALKEGVKKGFRGKEGAIIVDPARELKVLISNLLELLTEVGVSGQGRDSALTLLIKVVPRKSPKDPNNSLTLWVIDQGLKKILEVGGSVQDPPGELTVTANSRMSASILLSKLFDDLKCDAERENFHRLCENYIKSWFEGQGLSGKLRALQTVSCLLQGPCDAGNRALELSGVMESVIALCASEQEEEQLVAVEALIHAAGKARRASFITANGVSLLKDLYRRGEKDSIRIRALVGLCKLGSAGGTDFSMKQFAEGSTLKLAKQCRKWLCNDQIDAGTRRWAVEGLAYLTFDADVKEEFVEDEAALKALFQLSKSEERSVLFAVASALVNCTNSYDYEEPDPKMVELAKYAKQHVPEQHPKDKPSFVRARVKKLLAAGVVSAMTCMVKTESPVLTSSCRELLSRVFLALVEEFEDRGTVVAQGGGKALLPLALEGTDVGQTKAAQALAKLTITSNPEMTFPGERIYEVVRPLVSLLHLNCSGLQNFEALMALTNLAGISERLRQKILKERAVPMIEGYMFEEHEMIRRAATECMCNLAMSTEVQDLFEATGSDRLKLLVLYSGEDDELLRRAAAGGLAMLTSTRPSLCSRIPQVTTHWLEILQALLLSPNQELQHRGAVVVLNMVEASSEIASTLMESEMLEILSVLAKGKESPVMRAAAACLGKAVEYGLIRPSQDGK, from the exons ATGACCGTGAGTGGTCCAGGGACCCCCGAGCCCCGGCCCGCCGACCCCGGG GCCAGCTCAGTGGAACAGTTGAGGAAGGATGGCAACGAGCTGTTCAAATGCGGGGACTACGAAGGCGCCTTGACGGCCTACACCCAAGCCCTGGGTCTGGGCGCAACGCCCCAGGACCAGGCCATTCTGCACCGGAACCGGGCCGCCTGCCACCTCAAGCTG GAAGATTACGACAAAGCAGAAACCGAGGCATCCAAAG CCATTGAAAAGGACGGTGGGGATGTCAAAGCACTTTACCGGCGGAGCCAAGCCCTAGAGAAGCTAGGCCGCCTCGACCAGGCCGTCCTTGACCTGCAGAGATGTGTGAGCCTGGAGCCCAAGAACAAAGTTTTCCAGGAGGCCCTGCGGAACATCGCGGGCCAGATTCAGGAGAAG GTGAGTTACATGTCTTCGACGGATGCCAAAGTGGAGCAGATGTTTCAGATATTATTGGACCCACAAGAAAAAGGCACTGAGAAAAAGCAAAAG GCATCTCAGAACCTGGTGGTGCTGGCCCGGGAGGATGCTGGAGCTGAGAAGATCTTCCGGAGCAACGGGGTTCAGCTTTTGCAGCGCCTGCTGGACACGGGAGAGCCCGACCTGATGCTGGCGGCCCTGCGCACGCTAGTCGGCATTTGCTCTGAGCACCAGTCACGG ACAGTGGCGACCCTGAGTGTGCTGGGAACTCGGAGGGTGGTCTCCATCCTGGGCGTGGAAAACCAGGCCGTGTCCCTGGCTGCCTGCCACCTGTTGCAGGTTATGTTTGATGCCCTCAAAGAAGGCGTCAAGAAGGGCTTCCGTGGCAAAGAAGGCGCCATCATCGTGG ATCCCGCCCGGGAGCTGAAGGTCCTCATCAGTAACCTCTTGGAGCTACTGACTGAGGTGGGGGTCTCAGGCCAAGGCCGAGACAGTGCCCTGACCCTCCTGATTAAAGTGGTGCCCCGGAAGTCTCCTAAGGACCCCAACAACAGCCTCACCCTCTGGGTTATTGACCAAG GTCTGAAAAAGATTCTGGAGGTGGGGGGCTCCGTGCAGGACCCGCCCGGGGAGCTCACAGTGACAGCAAACAGCCGTATGAGCGCCTCCATTCTCCTCAGCAAGCTCTTCGATGACCTGAAGTGTGATGCCGAGAGGGAGAACTTCCACCGACTCTGTGAAAACTACATCAA GAGCTGGTTTGAGGGCCAAGGGCTGTCTGGGAAGCTGCGGGCCCTCCAGACGGTGTCCTGCCTCCTGCAGGGCCCGTGTGATGCCGGCAACCGGGCCCTGGAGCTGAGTGGCGTCATGGAGAGTGTGATCGCTCTATGTGCCTCGGAGCAGGAGGAGGAGCAGCTGGTGGCCGTGGAGGCCCTGATCCACGCGGCCGGCAAGGCCAGGCGGGCCTCGTTTATCACGGCCAACGGCGTCTCGCTGCTGAAGGACCTGTACAGGCGTGGCGAGAAGGACAGCATCCGCATCCGGGCGCTGGTG GGACTCTGTAAGCTCGGCTCGGCCGGAGGGACGGACTTTAGCATGAAGCAGTTTGCTGAAGGCTCCACGCTCAAACTGGCCAAGCAGTGTCGAAA GTGGCTGTGCAATGACCAGATCGATGCGGGCACTCGGCGCTGGGCGGTGGAGGGTCTGGCCTACCTTACCTTCGATGCCGATGTGAAGGAGGAGTTTGTGGAGGATGAGGCTGCGCTGAAGGCTCTGTTCCAGCTCAGCAAG TCCGAGGAGAGGTCGGTGCTCTTTGCAGTGGCCTCGGCGCTGGTGAACTGCACCAATAGCTACGACTACGAGGAGCCGGACCCCAAGATGGTGGAGCTGGCCAAGTACGCCAAGCAGCACGTGCCCGAGCAGCACCCCAAG GACAAACCGAGTTTCGTGCGGGCTCGGGTTAAGAAGCTGCTGGCGGCTGGTGTGGTGTCGGCCATGACGTGCATGGTGAAGACCGAGAGCCCTGTGCTGACCAGTTCCTGCAGGGAGCTGCTCTCCAG GGTCTTCCTGGCTTTGGTGGAGGAGTTCGAGGACCGCGGCACCGTGGTTGCTCAGGGAGGGGGCAAG GCTCTGCTCCCGCTGGCCCTGGAAGGCACTGACGTGGGGCAGACGAAGGCAGCCCAGGCTCTTGCCAAGCTCACCATCACCTCCAACCCAGAGATGACCTTTCCCGGTGAGCGG ATCTACGAGGTGGTCCGGCCCCTCGTCTCTCTCCTGCACCTCAACTGCTCTGGCCTGCAGAACTTTGAGGCACTCATGGCTCTAACAAACCTGGCAGGGATCAGCGAGAGGCTCCG GCAGAAGATCCTGAAGGAAAGGGCTGTGCCCATGATTGAGGGCTACATGTTTGAGGAGCATGAGATGATCCGCCGGGCAGCCACCGAGTGCATGTGTAACTTGGCCATGAGCACGGAG GTGCAGGATCTCTTTGAAGCCACGGGCAGTGACCGGCTGAAGCTGCTGGTGCTGTACAGTGGAGAGGACGACGAGCTGCTACGGCGGGCGGCTGCTGGGGGCCTGGCCATGCTCACCTCCACGCGGCCCTCGCTCTGCAGCCGCATCCCCCAAGTG ACCACACACTGGCTGGAGATCCTGCAGGCCCTGCTTCTGAGCCCCAACCAGGAGCTACAGCACCGGGGCGCTGTGGTGGTGTTGAACATGGTGGAGGCCTCGAGTGAGATTGCCAGCACCCTGATGGAGAGCGAGATGCTAGAGATCTTGTCAGTGCTGGCTAAGGGCAAGGAGAGCCCAGTCATGAGGGCTGCCGCCGCTTGTCTGGGGAAAGCAGTGGAATATGGGCTTATCAGACCCAGCCAGGATGGAAAGTGA
- the UNC45A gene encoding protein unc-45 homolog A isoform X2, with product MTASSVEQLRKDGNELFKCGDYEGALTAYTQALGLGATPQDQAILHRNRAACHLKLEDYDKAETEASKAIEKDGGDVKALYRRSQALEKLGRLDQAVLDLQRCVSLEPKNKVFQEALRNIAGQIQEKVSYMSSTDAKVEQMFQILLDPQEKGTEKKQKASQNLVVLAREDAGAEKIFRSNGVQLLQRLLDTGEPDLMLAALRTLVGICSEHQSRTVATLSVLGTRRVVSILGVENQAVSLAACHLLQVMFDALKEGVKKGFRGKEGAIIVDPARELKVLISNLLELLTEVGVSGQGRDSALTLLIKVVPRKSPKDPNNSLTLWVIDQGLKKILEVGGSVQDPPGELTVTANSRMSASILLSKLFDDLKCDAERENFHRLCENYIKSWFEGQGLSGKLRALQTVSCLLQGPCDAGNRALELSGVMESVIALCASEQEEEQLVAVEALIHAAGKARRASFITANGVSLLKDLYRRGEKDSIRIRALVGLCKLGSAGGTDFSMKQFAEGSTLKLAKQCRKWLCNDQIDAGTRRWAVEGLAYLTFDADVKEEFVEDEAALKALFQLSKSEERSVLFAVASALVNCTNSYDYEEPDPKMVELAKYAKQHVPEQHPKDKPSFVRARVKKLLAAGVVSAMTCMVKTESPVLTSSCRELLSRVFLALVEEFEDRGTVVAQGGGKALLPLALEGTDVGQTKAAQALAKLTITSNPEMTFPGERIYEVVRPLVSLLHLNCSGLQNFEALMALTNLAGISERLRQKILKERAVPMIEGYMFEEHEMIRRAATECMCNLAMSTEVQDLFEATGSDRLKLLVLYSGEDDELLRRAAAGGLAMLTSTRPSLCSRIPQVTTHWLEILQALLLSPNQELQHRGAVVVLNMVEASSEIASTLMESEMLEILSVLAKGKESPVMRAAAACLGKAVEYGLIRPSQDGK from the exons ATGACC GCCAGCTCAGTGGAACAGTTGAGGAAGGATGGCAACGAGCTGTTCAAATGCGGGGACTACGAAGGCGCCTTGACGGCCTACACCCAAGCCCTGGGTCTGGGCGCAACGCCCCAGGACCAGGCCATTCTGCACCGGAACCGGGCCGCCTGCCACCTCAAGCTG GAAGATTACGACAAAGCAGAAACCGAGGCATCCAAAG CCATTGAAAAGGACGGTGGGGATGTCAAAGCACTTTACCGGCGGAGCCAAGCCCTAGAGAAGCTAGGCCGCCTCGACCAGGCCGTCCTTGACCTGCAGAGATGTGTGAGCCTGGAGCCCAAGAACAAAGTTTTCCAGGAGGCCCTGCGGAACATCGCGGGCCAGATTCAGGAGAAG GTGAGTTACATGTCTTCGACGGATGCCAAAGTGGAGCAGATGTTTCAGATATTATTGGACCCACAAGAAAAAGGCACTGAGAAAAAGCAAAAG GCATCTCAGAACCTGGTGGTGCTGGCCCGGGAGGATGCTGGAGCTGAGAAGATCTTCCGGAGCAACGGGGTTCAGCTTTTGCAGCGCCTGCTGGACACGGGAGAGCCCGACCTGATGCTGGCGGCCCTGCGCACGCTAGTCGGCATTTGCTCTGAGCACCAGTCACGG ACAGTGGCGACCCTGAGTGTGCTGGGAACTCGGAGGGTGGTCTCCATCCTGGGCGTGGAAAACCAGGCCGTGTCCCTGGCTGCCTGCCACCTGTTGCAGGTTATGTTTGATGCCCTCAAAGAAGGCGTCAAGAAGGGCTTCCGTGGCAAAGAAGGCGCCATCATCGTGG ATCCCGCCCGGGAGCTGAAGGTCCTCATCAGTAACCTCTTGGAGCTACTGACTGAGGTGGGGGTCTCAGGCCAAGGCCGAGACAGTGCCCTGACCCTCCTGATTAAAGTGGTGCCCCGGAAGTCTCCTAAGGACCCCAACAACAGCCTCACCCTCTGGGTTATTGACCAAG GTCTGAAAAAGATTCTGGAGGTGGGGGGCTCCGTGCAGGACCCGCCCGGGGAGCTCACAGTGACAGCAAACAGCCGTATGAGCGCCTCCATTCTCCTCAGCAAGCTCTTCGATGACCTGAAGTGTGATGCCGAGAGGGAGAACTTCCACCGACTCTGTGAAAACTACATCAA GAGCTGGTTTGAGGGCCAAGGGCTGTCTGGGAAGCTGCGGGCCCTCCAGACGGTGTCCTGCCTCCTGCAGGGCCCGTGTGATGCCGGCAACCGGGCCCTGGAGCTGAGTGGCGTCATGGAGAGTGTGATCGCTCTATGTGCCTCGGAGCAGGAGGAGGAGCAGCTGGTGGCCGTGGAGGCCCTGATCCACGCGGCCGGCAAGGCCAGGCGGGCCTCGTTTATCACGGCCAACGGCGTCTCGCTGCTGAAGGACCTGTACAGGCGTGGCGAGAAGGACAGCATCCGCATCCGGGCGCTGGTG GGACTCTGTAAGCTCGGCTCGGCCGGAGGGACGGACTTTAGCATGAAGCAGTTTGCTGAAGGCTCCACGCTCAAACTGGCCAAGCAGTGTCGAAA GTGGCTGTGCAATGACCAGATCGATGCGGGCACTCGGCGCTGGGCGGTGGAGGGTCTGGCCTACCTTACCTTCGATGCCGATGTGAAGGAGGAGTTTGTGGAGGATGAGGCTGCGCTGAAGGCTCTGTTCCAGCTCAGCAAG TCCGAGGAGAGGTCGGTGCTCTTTGCAGTGGCCTCGGCGCTGGTGAACTGCACCAATAGCTACGACTACGAGGAGCCGGACCCCAAGATGGTGGAGCTGGCCAAGTACGCCAAGCAGCACGTGCCCGAGCAGCACCCCAAG GACAAACCGAGTTTCGTGCGGGCTCGGGTTAAGAAGCTGCTGGCGGCTGGTGTGGTGTCGGCCATGACGTGCATGGTGAAGACCGAGAGCCCTGTGCTGACCAGTTCCTGCAGGGAGCTGCTCTCCAG GGTCTTCCTGGCTTTGGTGGAGGAGTTCGAGGACCGCGGCACCGTGGTTGCTCAGGGAGGGGGCAAG GCTCTGCTCCCGCTGGCCCTGGAAGGCACTGACGTGGGGCAGACGAAGGCAGCCCAGGCTCTTGCCAAGCTCACCATCACCTCCAACCCAGAGATGACCTTTCCCGGTGAGCGG ATCTACGAGGTGGTCCGGCCCCTCGTCTCTCTCCTGCACCTCAACTGCTCTGGCCTGCAGAACTTTGAGGCACTCATGGCTCTAACAAACCTGGCAGGGATCAGCGAGAGGCTCCG GCAGAAGATCCTGAAGGAAAGGGCTGTGCCCATGATTGAGGGCTACATGTTTGAGGAGCATGAGATGATCCGCCGGGCAGCCACCGAGTGCATGTGTAACTTGGCCATGAGCACGGAG GTGCAGGATCTCTTTGAAGCCACGGGCAGTGACCGGCTGAAGCTGCTGGTGCTGTACAGTGGAGAGGACGACGAGCTGCTACGGCGGGCGGCTGCTGGGGGCCTGGCCATGCTCACCTCCACGCGGCCCTCGCTCTGCAGCCGCATCCCCCAAGTG ACCACACACTGGCTGGAGATCCTGCAGGCCCTGCTTCTGAGCCCCAACCAGGAGCTACAGCACCGGGGCGCTGTGGTGGTGTTGAACATGGTGGAGGCCTCGAGTGAGATTGCCAGCACCCTGATGGAGAGCGAGATGCTAGAGATCTTGTCAGTGCTGGCTAAGGGCAAGGAGAGCCCAGTCATGAGGGCTGCCGCCGCTTGTCTGGGGAAAGCAGTGGAATATGGGCTTATCAGACCCAGCCAGGATGGAAAGTGA